GCCGACCGGACACGCGAACGGCGGAAGCGCGGCGATGATCGCAGCCGCTCGAGCCGGTGTCACGTAGCGGGGCGTTCCCTCGACGAAGATGAAGCCGAGGGCGTCGGCGCCCGCCTCCGCCGCGAGAAGCGCGTCATCGACGTTGGTGATCCCGCAGACCTTGACCCGGACCGTCATGGCTCTACCCTCGGGTCACTCGAGCGGACGGCCGTTTCCGTACCGGCCCGGTCACGCGGGTCCTCCCGTGAGCTCACGCACCTTGGCGGCCGGGTCGCCGCTCCGCGACAGCGCCTCGCCCACCAGGATCGCGTGGGCCCCGGCGGCGGCGACCCGGGCCACGTCGGCCGGCGTCGCGATCCCGCTCTCCGAGACGAGCCGCACGCCAGCCGGCGCCCGCGGCGCCAGCCGCTCCGTCGTCGCGAGGTCGGTCCGGAAGGTCTCGAGGTCGCGGTTGTTGATGCCGATCAGGCCCGCGCCCAGCTCCGCCGCCGCGTCGAGCTCGGCCTCGTCGTGCACCTCGACGAGGATGGAGAGCCCGAGCCCCTTGGCCGTCTGGTAGAGATCGACGAGCCGGGCCGGCTCGAGGATCGCCACGATGAGGAGGACCGCGTCGGCGCCGTGGGCGCGGGCTTCCCAGAGCTGGTAGTCGTCCACGACGAAGTCCTTCTCGAGGAGCGGGCAGTCCACGAGGGCGCGGACGGCGTCGAGGTCGGCGAGGCTGCCCTGGAAGTGCGGATCGGTCAGGACCGACAGCGCGGCCGCGCCGGCGGCGACATAGGCGGGGGCGAGCGGGACCGGGTCGAAGTCGCGGGCCAGCAGCCCCGCGACAGGCGAGGCGCGCTTGAGCTCGGCCAGCAGCCGGACCCGGCCGGGCGGGCGCGGCGTCAGCGCGGCCGCCACGTCGCGCGCGGGCGCCAGGCTCGCGGCGCGGGCTTCGAGGACGGGGCGCGGTGCCCCGGCCTGGCGGGCGGCGACGGCCACGCGCTTGGCGGCGACGATCTTGGCGAGGATCCCGGCTGGAGACGCCATGGACGATTAGCCTAACACCGGCCTCGACGGCGGAGAATCGCCCTGGTCAGTAGTCGGCCCGGGAACCGCCCCGCCCCGGGGCGTCGAGCGTGACGTGATGGAGCTCCTCGAGCACATGCTCGCGGAGTGTGCGGGGCGGAGGGAGGTCCCGGACGAGGCGTCCCTCGCGGATCAGGGGCTTCAGGAGCGCCTCGTACTGGCCACCGCAGCGGCAGTGCGTGCGCGGCTGGTGGGCGGGGACGACGATCGTTTCCCGGCAGGCCCGGCAGCGATAGACGAGCTTCGAGCCGGATCGCTTCCCACGCTTGGCCATCGGCTGACCGTCGATCTCCATGATGTCGAGCGCG
Above is a genomic segment from Candidatus Methylomirabilota bacterium containing:
- the trpC gene encoding indole-3-glycerol phosphate synthase TrpC, yielding MASPAGILAKIVAAKRVAVAARQAGAPRPVLEARAASLAPARDVAAALTPRPPGRVRLLAELKRASPVAGLLARDFDPVPLAPAYVAAGAAALSVLTDPHFQGSLADLDAVRALVDCPLLEKDFVVDDYQLWEARAHGADAVLLIVAILEPARLVDLYQTAKGLGLSILVEVHDEAELDAAAELGAGLIGINNRDLETFRTDLATTERLAPRAPAGVRLVSESGIATPADVARVAAAGAHAILVGEALSRSGDPAAKVRELTGGPA